A stretch of the Natribaculum luteum genome encodes the following:
- a CDS encoding phosphate signaling complex PhoU family protein — MERRKVQQLGGSTLAVSLPREWVEENGVEKGDEVYIPVNRGSLRVVAKSGLQDQTTATIHAKDLGEDAVERAIIAQYVLGQRTIQITHTDGTLTDGHINGVYNAESQLMGLGIVEEATDNIVVRCSVDPADFTLGELLEHLESIGRAMRDDAMKALAYSNADLVQNVASRERQANRIFVLLLRLIYTGYQNPLVAQKICLEDDLSLIAYRSLAKNLELTADSSQGLAEIAVEIDQRGVDIDQATMREIHRLVDRIDEIATESVTAAIERDYDLAMTPRERFETIMDHKNAILEDLEGTNAEAVAYARDVLVRLRQIAEYSLRNAEIAANLAMVSDSRYVSIGDRTDP, encoded by the coding sequence ATGGAGCGGCGTAAAGTGCAGCAACTCGGAGGATCGACGCTGGCAGTAAGTCTGCCGCGGGAGTGGGTCGAGGAGAACGGCGTCGAAAAAGGCGACGAGGTGTACATCCCGGTCAACCGCGGTAGCCTGCGCGTGGTCGCCAAGTCAGGACTACAGGATCAGACGACGGCAACGATTCACGCGAAGGACCTCGGCGAGGACGCCGTCGAGCGTGCGATCATCGCACAGTACGTCCTCGGCCAGCGGACGATCCAGATCACCCACACAGACGGTACGCTCACGGACGGCCACATCAACGGCGTCTACAATGCCGAATCACAGCTCATGGGGCTCGGGATCGTCGAAGAGGCGACCGACAACATCGTCGTCCGCTGCTCGGTCGACCCTGCCGACTTCACCCTCGGTGAGTTACTCGAGCATCTCGAATCCATCGGGCGGGCGATGCGCGACGACGCGATGAAGGCGCTCGCGTACAGCAACGCGGACCTGGTCCAGAACGTAGCCAGCCGGGAGCGCCAGGCGAACCGCATCTTCGTGCTCCTGTTGCGACTTATCTACACCGGATACCAGAACCCGCTCGTTGCTCAGAAAATCTGCCTCGAGGACGACCTTTCACTGATCGCCTATCGCTCGCTCGCCAAAAACCTCGAGCTCACTGCGGACAGTTCCCAGGGTCTCGCCGAAATCGCCGTCGAGATAGACCAGCGTGGGGTCGACATCGACCAGGCTACGATGCGAGAGATCCATCGCCTGGTCGACCGAATCGACGAGATCGCAACGGAAAGCGTTACAGCGGCCATCGAGCGTGATTACGACCTCGCGATGACGCCGCGCGAACGCTTCGAAACGATCATGGACCACAAAAACGCGATCCTCGAGGACCTCGAGGGAACGAACGCAGAGGCGGTCGCTTACGCTCGAGATGTACTCGTTCGATTGCGGCAGATCGCCGAGTATTCGCTCCGAAACGCCGAGATCGCTGCGAATCTCGCGATGGTCAGCGACTCCAGGTACGTCTCGATCGGCGATCGAACTGACCCGTGA
- a CDS encoding calcium-binding protein, whose amino-acid sequence MRKYDDSNSRREFIQKGGLTASALALGVTATGTATAQQNERALVFSYNYLPEADFTVVGRLRKSLTVDLLEVDGEMVDEISQPDEWNGHVIRYDVDGGSDAAGITTFLFLQNQTLDSGDTASTSADASMFSSELNLLNTSIDE is encoded by the coding sequence ATGAGAAAATACGACGATAGCAACTCACGCCGCGAATTCATACAGAAAGGGGGCCTCACAGCGAGTGCACTCGCACTCGGGGTCACGGCCACAGGTACCGCGACTGCACAGCAAAACGAGCGTGCGCTGGTATTCTCGTACAACTACCTTCCAGAAGCGGACTTTACCGTCGTCGGTCGGCTCAGGAAGAGTCTCACTGTCGACTTGCTCGAGGTCGACGGAGAAATGGTCGACGAAATCTCCCAGCCCGACGAGTGGAACGGTCACGTCATCCGATACGACGTGGATGGCGGATCGGATGCAGCGGGCATCACTACCTTCCTATTCTTGCAGAATCAGACCTTAGACAGCGGTGATACTGCATCGACTTCCGCCGATGCATCGATGTTCAGTTCGGAGCTGAATCTTCTCAATACGTCGATCGACGAGTGA
- a CDS encoding aldo/keto reductase has translation MAYTTLGETGLEVSRFCLGCMNFGNSEPWMIGDETQSHEIIARALEMGINFFDTANVYSHGESEEIVGQALEPYDRDNLVIATKVFGRMGDGPNKQGLSRKHVFDQCQASLDRLRTDYIDLYQIHRWDESTPIEETLHALDDLIEEGKIRYVGASTMSAYQFTKGLYTADVENVERFVCMQPEYNAVDRHEEANILPVCTEEGIGVIPWSPLAGGFLTGKYDRDADPEGDLRAAADEYTKQRFTDENWAVLDVIEELAEAKDASPAQVSLAWLLQKDVVDAPIIGPRSIEHLEENVAAIGVELSVDELERIEDPIDPRWPAPRKD, from the coding sequence ATGGCGTATACGACCCTAGGAGAGACAGGACTCGAGGTGTCCCGTTTCTGCCTTGGATGTATGAACTTCGGGAACAGCGAACCCTGGATGATCGGCGACGAGACGCAGTCCCACGAGATCATCGCCCGCGCGCTGGAGATGGGGATCAACTTCTTCGATACCGCCAACGTCTACTCGCACGGCGAGAGCGAGGAGATCGTCGGTCAGGCACTCGAACCGTACGATCGCGACAACCTCGTGATCGCGACGAAGGTGTTCGGTCGCATGGGCGACGGACCGAACAAGCAGGGCCTCTCCAGGAAACACGTCTTCGATCAGTGCCAGGCGAGCCTCGATCGGCTGAGAACAGACTACATCGACCTCTACCAGATCCATCGCTGGGACGAGTCGACGCCGATCGAGGAGACATTGCACGCCCTCGACGACCTGATCGAAGAAGGGAAAATCCGGTACGTCGGCGCCAGTACGATGTCGGCCTATCAGTTTACCAAGGGGCTGTACACAGCCGACGTCGAAAACGTCGAGCGGTTCGTCTGTATGCAACCGGAGTACAACGCTGTTGATCGTCACGAGGAGGCGAATATTCTCCCAGTCTGTACCGAAGAGGGAATCGGCGTCATTCCGTGGTCACCGCTTGCCGGCGGCTTCCTAACCGGAAAGTACGACAGGGACGCCGACCCTGAGGGGGACCTCCGCGCAGCCGCAGACGAGTACACGAAACAGCGATTCACCGACGAGAACTGGGCCGTCCTGGACGTCATCGAGGAGCTTGCCGAAGCGAAGGACGCATCGCCAGCGCAGGTATCGCTCGCCTGGCTCCTCCAGAAGGACGTCGTCGACGCCCCGATCATCGGCCCGCGGTCGATCGAGCACCTGGAAGAGAACGTGGCTGCGATCGGCGTCGAACTCTCTGTTGACGAACTCGAGCGTATCGAGGACCCGATCGACCCTCGGTGGCCCGCCCCGAGGAAGGACTGA
- a CDS encoding enoyl-CoA hydratase/isomerase family protein — protein sequence MTEHVIYEQEGDVSTVQLNRPDKLNSLSLEMWDAIPAYIRRARRDGARAVVLTGTGRAFCAGDDIGTLDEIESEWDVRELTETAFECFRTIERAPIPVIGMANGSAYGGGFELLLSCDMTVVPEDATFALPEVQIGAYPFYATKRLARLIGKQRAMELSIAGREISGTMAADWGVFARAVPEDEVSDTVDELLDGVHDGSPGAIDVTKSWLNASLRFPGEDDAMRSGFGYLYAGPDAHEGASAFVENRDPEYTGAE from the coding sequence ATGACGGAGCACGTCATCTACGAACAGGAGGGCGATGTGAGTACCGTTCAACTGAACCGACCCGACAAACTGAATTCACTCTCACTCGAGATGTGGGACGCGATTCCCGCGTACATTCGGCGGGCGCGCCGAGACGGTGCACGTGCGGTCGTCCTCACCGGAACGGGACGAGCCTTCTGTGCTGGCGACGACATCGGTACGCTCGACGAGATCGAATCCGAGTGGGACGTCCGCGAGTTGACCGAGACGGCCTTCGAATGCTTCCGAACGATCGAACGGGCACCGATCCCGGTGATCGGCATGGCGAACGGATCGGCGTACGGTGGCGGATTCGAGCTCCTGCTCTCCTGTGACATGACGGTCGTTCCGGAGGACGCTACGTTCGCGCTCCCGGAGGTGCAGATCGGTGCGTATCCGTTCTACGCGACCAAGCGTCTCGCACGTCTCATCGGAAAGCAACGCGCGATGGAGCTGTCTATCGCCGGCCGGGAGATCTCCGGAACGATGGCCGCCGACTGGGGAGTGTTCGCCCGTGCGGTTCCCGAAGACGAGGTGAGCGACACGGTCGACGAGTTGCTCGACGGCGTCCACGACGGATCTCCCGGCGCGATCGACGTCACGAAATCGTGGCTGAACGCGAGTCTGCGGTTCCCCGGTGAAGACGACGCCATGCGAAGCGGGTTCGGCTACCTCTATGCGGGTCCGGACGCACACGAAGGCGCATCTGCGTTCGTCGAGAACCGAGACCCGGAGTACACCGGAGCGGAATGA
- a CDS encoding GNAT family N-acetyltransferase, whose protein sequence is MKGRLEFTHDDRRRIYDCVKRRGETNREEVRTQLGIDPRGFRHHVAILRGDGHIETDGEKLRVSIDDGVRDEFGSDRLEFDIRLAGREDRSGILGAIRRVTDEADCVVAESVTAEIVFRDALLWTNELELRVFFVATVQGEVVGWAHIDASNVDKRDHVAELTVGVLEEYRDHGIGSRLLSCSLEWAADNGYEKVYSSVPSSNEDARSFLEQRGWRVEAVREDHYKLADEYLDEVMMAYEL, encoded by the coding sequence ATGAAAGGACGCCTCGAGTTTACCCACGACGATCGAAGACGAATCTACGACTGTGTCAAACGGCGGGGAGAGACGAACAGAGAAGAGGTCCGAACGCAACTGGGGATCGATCCGCGCGGATTTCGCCACCACGTCGCGATCCTTCGAGGCGATGGCCACATCGAAACCGACGGCGAGAAGTTACGCGTGTCGATCGACGACGGCGTCCGAGATGAGTTTGGCAGCGATCGGCTCGAGTTCGACATCCGACTGGCCGGACGAGAAGACCGGTCCGGTATCCTCGGTGCGATTCGGCGCGTGACCGATGAGGCCGATTGCGTCGTTGCGGAGAGCGTCACAGCCGAGATTGTCTTTCGCGACGCCTTGCTCTGGACCAACGAACTCGAGTTGCGAGTGTTCTTCGTCGCGACGGTTCAGGGCGAGGTGGTGGGTTGGGCCCACATCGACGCATCCAACGTGGACAAACGGGATCACGTCGCCGAACTCACCGTCGGCGTCCTCGAGGAGTATCGCGACCACGGAATCGGCTCGCGGCTTCTCTCGTGTAGCCTCGAGTGGGCAGCCGACAACGGCTACGAGAAAGTCTACAGCAGCGTTCCATCGAGCAACGAGGACGCGAGATCGTTCCTCGAACAGCGCGGCTGGAGAGTCGAAGCCGTCCGCGAAGATCACTACAAACTGGCCGACGAGTACCTCGACGAGGTGATGATGGCATACGAGCTTTGA
- the tnpC gene encoding IS66 family transposase gives MSLGVSGSLESIDSTIRTENSTHLRQQLVVKELENRLLRRQITAKQQQIEQLEARLKRYENPNTPPSKQGGVAGSPGNDDSDEEENEDQGDDAGGDADAASGSSPGRDEGHEGTTRPPPEPEETIRVDQGYCPDCEQILSNPDSYISRTIIDIPLPIPTTVVEYELGKHRCSCGNEVVAEHPDCPETGRFGPNIMAQTALGRFHQRLPNRKQAELFDWELDTPISHRTIYNLTKRVADRLRPAYDDVKARIQESDVVYCDETGFPVDGEQHWAWTFVTDEEVLFWVDESRGSQVLEDVLGEDFAEDSTLSCDGWSAYPSYHTKLQRCWAHLLREAEYVAERYEEAERLSEELHALHDDLTAFDEEDPSASAREQKRAEASLHLEGLIREDYEAQEVKKLIEKIRNGLGHWLTFVTEPDVDSTNNRAERALREQVVLRKMFRTLRSAEGVQIHETITTMLATWKRRGLDPPEQLQSILGGQELRLG, from the coding sequence GTGTCGCTGGGGGTTAGCGGATCGCTGGAATCGATAGATTCCACGATCCGCACCGAGAACAGTACGCATCTCCGCCAGCAACTCGTCGTCAAAGAGCTTGAGAACCGACTTCTTCGTCGTCAGATCACTGCAAAACAACAGCAGATCGAACAACTTGAGGCTCGCCTCAAGCGGTACGAAAACCCAAACACACCTCCCAGTAAGCAGGGTGGCGTGGCTGGATCACCTGGCAACGATGACAGCGACGAGGAAGAGAACGAAGACCAAGGGGACGACGCTGGCGGCGACGCTGACGCCGCCAGCGGCTCCTCTCCAGGACGTGACGAAGGTCACGAAGGAACAACTCGACCGCCTCCGGAACCAGAGGAGACTATTCGAGTCGATCAGGGATATTGCCCAGACTGTGAGCAAATCCTCTCTAACCCGGACAGCTACATCTCACGGACGATTATCGACATACCTCTCCCTATTCCAACCACTGTCGTCGAGTACGAACTCGGCAAACACCGCTGTTCCTGTGGAAACGAAGTCGTTGCTGAACATCCAGACTGCCCGGAAACCGGGCGGTTTGGGCCAAATATCATGGCCCAAACCGCCCTCGGTAGGTTCCATCAGCGACTTCCAAACCGTAAACAGGCGGAGCTGTTTGACTGGGAACTCGATACACCCATCTCTCATCGGACGATCTACAACCTGACCAAGCGGGTCGCAGACCGGCTGCGACCCGCGTATGACGATGTCAAAGCCCGTATTCAGGAAAGTGACGTCGTCTACTGCGATGAAACGGGATTTCCTGTTGACGGAGAGCAACACTGGGCGTGGACGTTCGTTACTGACGAAGAAGTGCTGTTCTGGGTTGATGAGAGTCGTGGAAGTCAGGTGTTAGAGGACGTCCTCGGCGAGGACTTCGCCGAGGACTCAACGCTCAGCTGTGACGGTTGGTCAGCGTATCCGAGCTATCACACGAAGCTCCAGCGGTGCTGGGCACATCTGTTGCGGGAGGCGGAGTACGTTGCTGAACGGTACGAGGAAGCAGAGAGGTTGTCTGAGGAGTTACACGCTCTCCATGACGATTTAACGGCGTTCGACGAGGAGGATCCGTCCGCCTCCGCCCGCGAGCAAAAGCGGGCGGAGGCGTCGTTACATCTGGAAGGCCTGATCAGGGAAGACTACGAGGCACAGGAGGTCAAGAAGCTGATCGAGAAGATCAGGAACGGGTTAGGGCACTGGCTGACGTTCGTTACAGAGCCAGACGTCGATTCGACGAATAATCGCGCAGAGCGCGCTCTGCGCGAGCAAGTTGTGCTGCGGAAGATGTTCCGGACCCTCCGCTCAGCCGAAGGGGTCCAGATTCACGAGACGATTACGACCATGTTAGCCACGTGGAAACGACGAGGACTTGATCCGCCTGAACAGCTCCAGTCCATCCTCGGTGGGCAAGAACTCAGATTAGGATGA
- a CDS encoding universal stress protein — protein sequence MPLLVPFDGSTLSQAALERAVEFGECLDRNVVVLAVVPEDERYLEDRWGETDPELVVERLRSRAHELVPEATFRVERPTDPEDEPYADATINVVRAIREVAGDIDADVVFVGSENAGRVSTPVTSVGAPVSEDPRYDVHIVRHAD from the coding sequence ATGCCGTTACTGGTACCATTCGATGGATCGACGCTATCGCAAGCGGCACTCGAGCGTGCAGTCGAGTTCGGCGAGTGTCTCGATCGGAACGTCGTCGTCCTGGCGGTCGTTCCAGAAGACGAACGATATCTCGAAGATCGGTGGGGTGAAACCGATCCGGAGCTAGTCGTCGAGCGACTTCGAAGTCGTGCCCACGAACTCGTTCCAGAGGCGACCTTTCGGGTAGAACGGCCGACCGATCCCGAAGACGAGCCCTACGCCGACGCGACGATAAACGTCGTACGTGCGATCCGTGAAGTCGCTGGCGACATCGATGCCGACGTCGTGTTCGTCGGAAGCGAGAACGCCGGCCGCGTCTCGACGCCGGTCACGAGCGTCGGCGCGCCGGTGTCGGAAGATCCTCGATACGACGTTCACATCGTCCGCCACGCGGATTGA
- a CDS encoding Zn-ribbon domain-containing OB-fold protein, which produces MSEQRDHVRDDGFDDWLDAIENGEPYYLTCSEEHGFLPPRHVCPACGSADVEPAPLPATGTLETFTVTSVSTPTFEDDAPYVVAIADFGPVRFTGLVVERDADDVEIGMTVEPDVVSSETTGERVLAFRWCSTSWCC; this is translated from the coding sequence ATGAGCGAACAGCGCGATCACGTCAGAGACGACGGGTTCGACGACTGGCTCGACGCTATCGAGAACGGCGAACCGTACTATCTCACGTGTTCCGAAGAACACGGCTTCCTGCCGCCACGGCACGTTTGTCCAGCGTGTGGGTCGGCAGACGTAGAACCGGCTCCGCTGCCGGCGACTGGCACCCTCGAGACGTTTACCGTTACTAGCGTGTCGACACCGACGTTCGAAGACGATGCACCGTACGTGGTAGCGATCGCGGACTTCGGTCCGGTCCGGTTCACCGGGCTTGTCGTCGAACGCGACGCCGACGACGTCGAGATCGGGATGACGGTCGAACCCGACGTGGTCTCCTCGGAGACGACCGGCGAGCGCGTGCTCGCATTCCGGTGGTGTAGTACGAGCTGGTGTTGCTGA
- a CDS encoding DUF7331 family protein yields the protein MSDSGDGSDQSGDKSEHDTSRTDGTVESYTTDKRVVIYDSENPLAWIETTQSVQLAEFA from the coding sequence ATGTCCGACTCCGGTGACGGTAGTGATCAATCTGGCGACAAAAGTGAGCACGATACCTCAAGAACGGACGGGACGGTCGAGTCGTACACGACGGACAAACGTGTCGTGATCTACGACTCGGAAAATCCGCTCGCGTGGATCGAAACGACACAGTCGGTGCAGCTCGCCGAATTCGCTTGA
- a CDS encoding NADH dehydrogenase subunit: MQNVEQTTLTESADSPESDEIAESVRNAGISGAGGAGFPSYVKWEALDDVQYLMVNHQESEPNFYGDKWLLQNRAEKLATFLEALQEQFVDAVVVGAKAKDRDAWMTEFEATTNATTYGPDELPIDVEQESGIVIAYTDDKFQYGMEQVLLPTTTGTTVGGDNVPTDHGWIVHNTESLYNVSRALVDDDPVTHKLVHVGIDVPQHRFLLAPIGTPASTLLEAAGTSLEEASADKVALEGGPGWCFENDDDLDEFSVTKATNGLLLANPETVEANKRGEDRVDLLGVDDWDERRHETEPSTVRPDRVRIPLITNPAYEGLVRPSTPIVREGESVSVGERIADPTANGISIAQHASIDGTVTDVTETEIVIERE; encoded by the coding sequence ATGCAGAACGTCGAACAGACAACACTGACCGAATCAGCCGACTCGCCCGAATCGGACGAGATCGCGGAGTCGGTCCGGAACGCAGGTATCAGCGGCGCTGGCGGAGCCGGGTTCCCATCGTACGTGAAGTGGGAAGCGCTGGACGACGTCCAGTACCTGATGGTGAACCATCAGGAGAGCGAGCCCAACTTCTACGGAGACAAGTGGTTGCTTCAGAACCGAGCCGAGAAGCTGGCAACGTTCCTCGAGGCACTCCAGGAGCAATTCGTCGATGCCGTCGTCGTCGGGGCGAAAGCGAAGGATCGAGACGCGTGGATGACCGAGTTCGAGGCGACGACGAACGCGACGACGTACGGCCCGGACGAACTTCCGATCGACGTCGAGCAGGAATCCGGCATCGTAATCGCGTACACGGACGACAAATTCCAGTACGGGATGGAGCAGGTACTGCTTCCCACGACGACGGGGACGACGGTCGGCGGCGATAACGTGCCAACCGACCACGGCTGGATCGTCCACAATACCGAGTCTCTGTACAACGTGTCTCGAGCCCTCGTGGACGACGATCCGGTCACTCACAAACTCGTTCACGTCGGGATCGACGTGCCCCAACACCGGTTCCTTCTGGCCCCCATCGGGACTCCAGCGTCGACGTTACTCGAGGCGGCGGGGACGTCGCTCGAGGAGGCCAGCGCCGACAAGGTAGCGCTCGAGGGTGGACCGGGGTGGTGTTTCGAGAACGATGACGATCTCGACGAATTCTCCGTGACCAAAGCGACGAACGGCCTGTTGCTGGCAAACCCCGAGACCGTCGAAGCGAACAAACGCGGCGAGGATCGCGTCGACCTCCTCGGCGTCGACGACTGGGACGAGCGGCGACACGAGACAGAACCGTCGACGGTCCGCCCCGATCGCGTCCGAATCCCGCTGATCACCAATCCGGCGTACGAGGGGCTCGTCCGGCCGAGCACGCCGATCGTTCGGGAAGGCGAGTCCGTCTCGGTCGGCGAGCGGATCGCGGATCCGACCGCCAACGGTATCAGCATCGCACAGCACGCGTCGATAGACGGGACGGTAACGGACGTGACCGAGACCGAGATCGTAATCGAACGCGAGTAA
- a CDS encoding acyl-CoA synthetase has protein sequence MSTDTAGDYETGFEDFEWDVPTDYSLTDTIESHARSFGGRAAVRFRDEDGSRAERTYDDLRTDMNRFANALAELGVGKGDRVMHLLPRHPDAFAVQLGTLKRGGLVVPCSSMLAPKDIRFRANDCDATTIVAHESLTDMVEPVLEETPLERTIVLDGARDGWKSFADLLEGQDSSHDGPELGAADPMSINYTSGTTGRPKPVMHRHRWMRCFESINAPYWWGIRRDGDLEDELLWATTGTGWAKWFWSPVGVGLTTGATQFIYDGEFEPVRFLELMEQEGVTKLCAVPTQYRMWAQEDLSEYDLALTDALSAGEPLNREPIETFEEALGVTPRGAYGQTETTAIVGNYPGIDVKPGSMGKPLPGCETTIIDTETEEEVDVGEIGEIAAPVDCPAIFDGYYEKPHLDERTFSGEYYRTGDLARRDEDGYFFFEGRADDVIISSGYRIGPFEVEDALVSHSAVSEAAAVGSPHEERGNVVKAYLVLAEGYEKSDNLVEAIQEHVKSETAPYKYPRRVEFVDDLPKTSSGKIRRVELREREQATYGEQ, from the coding sequence ATGTCGACAGACACTGCTGGCGATTACGAGACGGGATTCGAGGACTTCGAGTGGGACGTGCCGACGGACTACTCGTTGACCGATACGATCGAATCACATGCGAGGTCGTTCGGCGGTAGAGCCGCAGTTCGGTTCCGCGACGAGGACGGTTCACGGGCTGAACGAACGTACGACGACCTCCGGACAGACATGAACCGGTTCGCGAACGCACTCGCCGAGTTAGGCGTCGGGAAGGGGGATCGCGTGATGCACCTGTTGCCACGTCATCCGGACGCCTTTGCCGTTCAGCTCGGTACACTGAAACGAGGCGGGCTGGTCGTCCCGTGCTCGTCGATGCTCGCGCCCAAGGACATCCGCTTCCGGGCGAACGACTGCGATGCGACGACGATCGTCGCTCACGAATCGTTGACCGACATGGTCGAGCCGGTCCTCGAGGAGACGCCGCTCGAGCGGACGATCGTCCTCGACGGCGCTCGGGACGGCTGGAAGTCGTTCGCCGACCTCCTCGAGGGACAGGACTCGAGTCACGACGGGCCGGAGCTGGGTGCTGCGGACCCGATGTCGATCAACTACACCAGCGGGACGACGGGACGGCCAAAGCCCGTGATGCACCGACACCGGTGGATGCGATGTTTCGAATCGATCAACGCCCCCTACTGGTGGGGTATACGGCGTGACGGCGACCTCGAGGACGAACTGCTGTGGGCGACGACCGGCACCGGATGGGCCAAGTGGTTCTGGAGTCCGGTCGGTGTCGGCCTGACGACGGGGGCGACGCAGTTCATCTACGACGGCGAGTTCGAACCAGTTCGGTTCCTCGAGTTGATGGAACAGGAGGGAGTGACCAAACTCTGTGCAGTCCCGACGCAGTACCGGATGTGGGCCCAGGAAGACCTCTCCGAGTACGATCTCGCGCTTACAGACGCGCTGTCGGCGGGCGAGCCGCTCAATCGTGAACCGATAGAGACGTTCGAGGAGGCCCTCGGCGTGACACCGCGCGGAGCGTACGGACAGACGGAGACCACCGCGATCGTCGGAAACTATCCCGGTATCGACGTCAAGCCCGGCAGTATGGGAAAACCGCTTCCCGGTTGTGAGACGACGATCATCGACACCGAGACGGAGGAGGAGGTCGACGTCGGTGAGATCGGCGAGATCGCCGCGCCCGTCGACTGCCCGGCGATCTTCGACGGCTACTACGAGAAACCCCACCTGGACGAGCGGACGTTCAGTGGCGAGTACTACCGCACTGGCGACCTCGCCCGGCGGGACGAGGACGGCTACTTCTTCTTCGAAGGGCGGGCCGACGACGTCATCATCTCGTCGGGCTACCGCATCGGTCCGTTCGAAGTCGAAGACGCCCTCGTGTCTCACTCGGCTGTCTCCGAAGCAGCAGCCGTCGGCAGCCCCCACGAGGAACGCGGCAACGTCGTCAAGGCCTACCTCGTGCTCGCCGAGGGATACGAGAAAAGCGACAACCTCGTCGAAGCAATTCAGGAGCACGTGAAGTCGGAGACGGCACCGTACAAGTATCCTCGTCGGGTCGAGTTCGTCGACGACCTCCCGAAAACCTCGAGCGGGAAGATTCGTCGAGTCGAACTCAGGGAGCGAGAGCAGGCGACGTACGGAGAGCAGTGA
- a CDS encoding thiolase domain-containing protein, which produces MSEVRVAGVGLTPFGEYAERTTRELFAEASASAIDDADVARTDVEEVLYGNFLGELSERQGHQGPLMAEAAGVQAPAARYEAACASGSAPVREAVKRIRSGESDVLLVGGAERMTNLTTGDATEALATAADDLWEVRAGVTFPGAYALMARAYFDTYGGSREALAHVAVKNHEHALSNERAHHQQAIAVSDVLEAPQISSPLGLYDSCPISDGAAALVLTSESYAEEHDLDASVAITGTGQGGDRLALHDREFLARSPATRRAGERAYDDAGISADEVDVAEVHDCFTIAEVLAIEALDLEPIGEGISAARDGRTTIDGDRPVNLSGGLKAKGHPVGATGTAQIAEIAALLRGDHPNSEYVEDATTALTHNAGGTVATAIVHVLEVVA; this is translated from the coding sequence ATGAGCGAGGTACGAGTAGCTGGTGTTGGACTCACGCCGTTCGGCGAGTATGCCGAGCGAACGACCCGAGAGCTCTTTGCAGAGGCGAGCGCTAGCGCGATCGACGACGCCGACGTTGCCCGGACGGACGTCGAAGAAGTGCTTTACGGCAACTTCCTGGGAGAGTTGTCGGAACGACAGGGACATCAAGGACCGCTGATGGCGGAGGCTGCGGGCGTACAGGCACCGGCAGCGAGATACGAGGCGGCGTGCGCCTCGGGAAGCGCTCCCGTTCGAGAGGCTGTCAAACGGATCCGAAGCGGTGAATCCGACGTGTTGCTGGTCGGCGGTGCCGAACGAATGACGAACCTGACGACGGGCGACGCGACGGAGGCACTCGCAACGGCGGCGGACGATCTCTGGGAAGTGCGCGCTGGCGTAACGTTCCCCGGTGCGTACGCCCTGATGGCTCGAGCGTACTTCGATACCTACGGCGGCAGTCGGGAAGCACTCGCCCACGTCGCGGTGAAAAATCACGAACACGCGCTCTCGAACGAGCGCGCTCACCACCAGCAGGCGATCGCCGTTTCGGACGTCCTCGAGGCGCCACAGATCTCCTCGCCGCTGGGTCTGTACGACTCCTGTCCGATCTCGGACGGTGCGGCCGCGCTCGTACTCACGAGCGAGTCCTACGCCGAGGAACACGACCTCGATGCGTCGGTCGCGATCACCGGCACCGGACAGGGCGGCGATCGACTCGCGTTACACGATCGGGAGTTTCTCGCGCGCTCTCCTGCCACACGACGGGCGGGCGAACGGGCCTACGACGATGCCGGCATCTCGGCGGACGAGGTCGACGTCGCGGAAGTCCACGACTGCTTTACGATCGCAGAGGTCCTCGCGATCGAAGCGCTCGACCTCGAGCCGATCGGTGAGGGGATCTCGGCTGCACGCGACGGCCGGACGACGATAGACGGTGACCGGCCGGTCAACCTCTCGGGTGGGCTCAAAGCGAAGGGTCATCCCGTGGGTGCGACGGGAACGGCACAGATCGCAGAAATCGCTGCCCTCCTGCGGGGAGACCACCCAAACAGCGAGTACGTCGAGGACGCCACGACGGCGCTGACGCACAACGCGGGTGGAACCGTCGCTACCGCGATCGTTCACGTGCTGGAGGTGGTCGCATGA